From a single Phragmites australis chromosome 7, lpPhrAust1.1, whole genome shotgun sequence genomic region:
- the LOC133924547 gene encoding DNA mismatch repair protein MSH1, mitochondrial-like isoform X3, producing the protein MPVVGISHSAKGYCLISVLETMKTYSAEEGLTEEAVVTKLRICRYHHLYLHSSLRNNSSGTSRWGEFGEGGLLWGECSGKSFEWFDGSPIEELLCKVREIYGLDEKTNFRNVTVSLEGRPQPLYLGTATQIGVIPTEGIPSLLKIVLPSNCGGLPSMYIRDLLLNPPSFDVASAVQEACRLMGSITCSIPEFTCIPPAKLVKLLESKEANHIEFCRIKNVLNEIMLMSRNAELSAILNKLLVPASVVTGLKVEADILVNECSFISQRISEVISLGVESDQAITSFEYIPKEFFNDMESSWKGRVKRIHAEEEFGNVDIAAEALSTAVIEDFMPIISRVKSVISSNGVPKGEICYAKEHEAVWFKGKRFIPNVWANTSGEQQIKQLKPAIDSKGRKVGEEWFTTIKVENALTRYHEACDNAKNKVLELLRGLSSELQDKINILVFCSTLLIIAKALFGHVSEARRRGWMLPTISPLSKHCVVEESSSEMDLLGLFPYWLDINQGNAILNDVHMHSLFVLTGPNGGGKSSMLRSVCAASLLGICGLMVPAASAVIPHFDSIMLHMKAYDSPADGKSSFQIEMSEIRSLVCRATARSLVLIDEICRGTETAKGACIAGSIIERFDNVGCLGIISTHLHGIFDLPLSLSNTDFKAMGTEVIDGCIHPTWRLKDGICRESLAFQTARREGMADLIIRRAEELYMAMSTNNKQTASVVHNEPANASSSANGLVEKPDSLRNGLELPAGAFGLLQKEVKSIVTMICKKKLLDLYNKRSISQLVEVVCVAVGTREQPPPSTVGRSSIYVIIRSDNKLYVGQTDDLVGRLHTHRSKEGMQNATILYVVVPGKSIACQLETLLINQLPLKGFKLVNKADGKHRNFGISLISGEAIAAH; encoded by the exons ATGCCTGTAGTTG GGATTTCACACTCTGCAAAAGGCTATTGCTTGATATCTGTGCTCGAGACAATGAAAACTTATTCAGCTGAGGAGGGCCTAACAGAGGAGGCCGTGGTTACTAAGCTTCGCATATGTCGTTATCATCATCTATACCTTCACAGTTCTTTGAGGAATAATTCTTCAG GGACATCACGCTGGGGGGAATTCGGTGAAGGCGGGCTCTTGTGGGGAGAGTGCAGTGGGAAGTCCTTTGAATGGTTTGACGGCTCACCTATCGAGGAGCTTTTATGCAAG GTACGGGAAATATATGGGCTTGATGAGAAAACTAATTTTCGCAATGTCACCGTTTCGTTGGAAGGCAGGCCTCAACCTCTTTATCTTGGAACTGCTACTCAAATTG GAGTCATTCCAACTGAGGGAATACCGAGTTTGCTAAAAATAGTGCTCCCTTCAAATTGTGGCGGGCTTCCATCAAT GTATATTAGAGATCTTCTTCTTAATCCTCCATCATTCGATGTTGCGTCAGCGGTTCAAG AGGCTTGCAGACTTATGGGCAGCATAACTTGCTCCATTCCTGAATTTACTTGTATACCACCAGCGAAG CTTGTAAAGCTACTTGAGTCAAAAGAGGCCAATCACATTGAATTTTGTAGAATAAAAAATGTCCTCAACGAGATTATGCTCATGAGTAGAAATGCTGAACTTTCTGCTATCCTGAACAAATTGCTGGTACCTGCTTCTGTGGTTACTGGTTTGAAAGTTGAAGCTGATATACTT GTGAATGAATGTAGCTTTATTTCACAACGTATATCTGAAGTGATTTCTTTAGGTGTTGAAAGTGATCAGGCAATAACTTCATTCGAATATATTCCCAAGGAGTTCTTTAATGATATGGAGTCATCTTGGAAGGGGCGTGTGAAAAGGATCCATGCTGAAGAAGAGTTTGGGAATGTTGACATAGCTGCTGAGGCATTATCAACAGCG GTCATTGAAGATTTTATGCCAATTATTTCAAGAGTAAAATCTGTAATATCCTCGAATGGAGTTCCTAAAGGCGAAATTTGTTATGCAAAAGAGCATGAAGCTGTTTGGTTTAAAGGGAAACGGTTCATACCAAATGTATGGGCTAACACATCTGGTGAGCAACAAATAAAACAACTGAAGCCTGCAATTGATTCAAAAGGCAGAAAGGTTGGGGAGGAATGGTTTACAACAATCAAAGTTGAGAATGCTTTAACCAG GTACCATGAAGCTTGTGATAATGCAAAAAATAAAGTTCTTGAGCTGTTGAGAGGGCTTTCAAGTGAATTGCAGGACAAGATCAACATCCTTGTCTTCTGCTCAACTTTGCTCATCATAGCAAAAGCACTTTTTGGTCATGTTAG TGAGGCCCGAAGAAGGGGTTGGATGCTTCCTACTATATCTCCCTTATCAAAG CACTGTGTTGTGGAGGAAAGTTCAAGTGAAATGGATTTGCTAGGACTCTTTCCTTACTGGCTTGATATTAATCAAGGGAATGCAATACTGAATGATGTCCACATGCACTCTTTATTTGTTCTGACTGGCCCAAATGGCGGTGGTAAATCTAGTATGCTTCGATCAGTTTGTGCAGCTTCATTGCTTGGAATATGTGGCCTTATGGTGCCTGCTGCTTCAGCTGTAATCCCACATTTTGATTCCATTATGTTGCATATGAAAGCCTATGATAGCCCAGCCGATGGGAAAAGTTCATTTCAG ATTGAAATGTCTGAGATACGCTCATTAGTCTGTCGAGCTACTGCTAGGAGTCTTGTTCTGATTGATGAAATATGTAGGGGCACAGAAACCGCAAAAGGAGCCTGTATAGCTGGTAGCATCATTGAAAGATTCGATAATGTCGGCTGCCTAGGCATCATATCAACTCACCTACATGGAATTTTTGACCTGCCTCTCTCACTCAGCAATACTGATTTCAAAGCTATGGGAACTGAAGTGATCGATGGGTGCATTCATCCAACATGGAGATTAAAGGATGGTATCTGTAGAGAAAGCCTTGCTTTCCAAACAGCCAGGAGGGAAGGCATGGCTGACTTGATAATTAGAAGGGCCGAGGAGCTATATATGGCTATGAGCACAAACAACAAGCAAACAGCATCGGTAGTCCACAACGAGCCTGCTAATGCCAGCTCCAGTGCAAATGGCTTGGTTGAGAAGCCTGATTCTCTGAGAAACGGACTAGAACTTCCAGCTGGTGCCTTTGGACTACTGCAGAAGGAAGTCAAGAGCATTGTTACCATGATATGCAAGAAGAAACTGTTGGATCTCTATAACAAAAGAAGCATCTCACAACTGGTCGAGGTTGTCTGTGTTGCTGTTGGCACTAGAGAACAACCACCACCTTCAACCGTTGGCAGGTCTAGCATCTATGTGATTATCAGAAGTGACAACAAGCTGTATGTTGGACAG ACGGATGATCTTGTGGGCCGTCTTCATACTCACAGATCGAAGGAAGGTATGCAGAATGCCACGATATTATATGTCGTGGTTCCTGGCAAGAGCATTGCCTGCCAGCTGGAGACTCTTCTCATAAATCAGCTTCCTTTGAAAGGTTTCAAGCTCGTCAATAAGGCTGATGGAAAGCATAGGAACTTTGGTATATCCCTAATCTCAGGAGAGGCAATTGCTGCTCACTGA
- the LOC133924547 gene encoding DNA mismatch repair protein MSH1, mitochondrial-like isoform X2: MQRLLASSLVAAMPRWLPLADSFLRPRRLRRSPLPMLLYNRRSWSKPRKVSRGISMASRKANKQGEYCDKYMLSHIHWWKENMDRCRKPSSVQLTQRLVYSNILGLDPTLRNGSLKDGTLNMEMLQFKLKFPREVGDFYEAVGFDACILVEHAGLNPYGGLRSDSIPKAGCPVMNLRQTLDDLTRCGYSVCIVEEIQGPTQARARKGRFISGHAHPGSPYVFGLAEVDHDVEFPDPMPVVGISHSAKGYCLISVLETMKTYSAEEGLTEEAVVTKLRICRYHHLYLHSSLRNNSSGTSRWGEFGEGGLLWGECSGKSFEWFDGSPIEELLCKVREIYGLDEKTNFRNVTVSLEGRPQPLYLGTATQIGVIPTEGIPSLLKIVLPSNCGGLPSMYIRDLLLNPPSFDVASAVQEACRLMGSITCSIPEFTCIPPAKLVKLLESKEANHIEFCRIKNVLNEIMLMSRNAELSAILNKLLVPASVVTGLKVEADILVNECSFISQRISEVISLGVESDQAITSFEYIPKEFFNDMESSWKGRVKRIHAEEEFGNVDIAAEALSTAVIEDFMPIISRVKSVISSNGVPKGEICYAKEHEAVWFKGKRFIPNVWANTSGEQQIKQLKPAIDSKGRKVGEEWFTTIKVENALTRYHEACDNAKNKVLELLRGLSSELQDKINILVFCSTLLIIAKALFGHVSEARRRGWMLPTISPLSKHCVVEESSSEMDLLGLFPYWLDINQGNAILNDVHMHSLFVLTGPNGGGKSSMLRSVCAASLLGICGLMVPAASAVIPHFDSIMLHMKAYDSPADGKSSFQIEMSEIRSLVCRATARSLVLIDEICRGTETAKGACIAGSIIERFDNVGCLGIISTHLHGIFDLPLSLSNTDFKAMGTEVIDGCIHPTWRLKDGICRESLAFQTARREGMADLIIRRAEELYMAMSTNNKQTASVVHNEPANASSSANGLVEKPDSLRNGLELPAGAFGLLQKEVKSIVTMICKKKLLDLYNKRSISQLVEVVCVAVGTREQPPPSTVGRSSIYVIIRSDNKLYVGQTDDLVGRLHTHRSKEGMQNATILYVVVPGKSIACQLETLLINQLPLKGFKLVNKADGKHRNFGISLISGEAIAAH; this comes from the exons ATGCAGCGGCTGCTCGCGAGCTCGCTCGTGGCCGCCATGCCGCGGTGGCTGCCCCTTGCCGACTCCTTCCTCCGGCCTCGCCGCCTGCGCCGCTCCCCTCTCCCCATGCT GTTATACAACAGGAGGTCTTGGTCTAAACCAAGGAAGGTCTCACGAGGCATTTCAATGGCGTCAAGGAAAGCAAACAAACAGGGGGAATACTGCGACAAATACATGCTGTCACATATCCACTGGTGGAAAGAG AATATGGATAGGTGCAGAAAACCATCATCCGTGCAATTGACTCAGAGGCTTGTGTATTCGAATATATTAGGGTTGGATCCGACTTTGAGAAATGGAAG CCTGAAGGATGGAACCCTGAACATGGAAATGTTGCAATTCAAATTGAAATTTCCTCGTGAG GTAGGAGATTTCTATGAAGCTGTTGGTTTTGATGCATGCATTCTTGTAGAGCATGCAGGCTTAAATCCTTATGGAGGCTTGCGTTCTGACAGTATTCCAAAAGCTGGGTGTCCAGTCATG AATCTGCGGCAAactttggatgacttgactCGATGTGGTTATTCTGTG TGCATAGTTGAGGAAATCCAAGGCCCAACTCAAGCTCGTGCGCGGAAAGGTCGATTTATTTCTGG gCATGCACATCCTGGTAGTCCATATGTATTTGGTCTTGCTGAAGTAGACCATGATGTAGAATTCCCTGATCCAATGCCTGTAGTTG GGATTTCACACTCTGCAAAAGGCTATTGCTTGATATCTGTGCTCGAGACAATGAAAACTTATTCAGCTGAGGAGGGCCTAACAGAGGAGGCCGTGGTTACTAAGCTTCGCATATGTCGTTATCATCATCTATACCTTCACAGTTCTTTGAGGAATAATTCTTCAG GGACATCACGCTGGGGGGAATTCGGTGAAGGCGGGCTCTTGTGGGGAGAGTGCAGTGGGAAGTCCTTTGAATGGTTTGACGGCTCACCTATCGAGGAGCTTTTATGCAAG GTACGGGAAATATATGGGCTTGATGAGAAAACTAATTTTCGCAATGTCACCGTTTCGTTGGAAGGCAGGCCTCAACCTCTTTATCTTGGAACTGCTACTCAAATTG GAGTCATTCCAACTGAGGGAATACCGAGTTTGCTAAAAATAGTGCTCCCTTCAAATTGTGGCGGGCTTCCATCAAT GTATATTAGAGATCTTCTTCTTAATCCTCCATCATTCGATGTTGCGTCAGCGGTTCAAG AGGCTTGCAGACTTATGGGCAGCATAACTTGCTCCATTCCTGAATTTACTTGTATACCACCAGCGAAG CTTGTAAAGCTACTTGAGTCAAAAGAGGCCAATCACATTGAATTTTGTAGAATAAAAAATGTCCTCAACGAGATTATGCTCATGAGTAGAAATGCTGAACTTTCTGCTATCCTGAACAAATTGCTGGTACCTGCTTCTGTGGTTACTGGTTTGAAAGTTGAAGCTGATATACTT GTGAATGAATGTAGCTTTATTTCACAACGTATATCTGAAGTGATTTCTTTAGGTGTTGAAAGTGATCAGGCAATAACTTCATTCGAATATATTCCCAAGGAGTTCTTTAATGATATGGAGTCATCTTGGAAGGGGCGTGTGAAAAGGATCCATGCTGAAGAAGAGTTTGGGAATGTTGACATAGCTGCTGAGGCATTATCAACAGCG GTCATTGAAGATTTTATGCCAATTATTTCAAGAGTAAAATCTGTAATATCCTCGAATGGAGTTCCTAAAGGCGAAATTTGTTATGCAAAAGAGCATGAAGCTGTTTGGTTTAAAGGGAAACGGTTCATACCAAATGTATGGGCTAACACATCTGGTGAGCAACAAATAAAACAACTGAAGCCTGCAATTGATTCAAAAGGCAGAAAGGTTGGGGAGGAATGGTTTACAACAATCAAAGTTGAGAATGCTTTAACCAG GTACCATGAAGCTTGTGATAATGCAAAAAATAAAGTTCTTGAGCTGTTGAGAGGGCTTTCAAGTGAATTGCAGGACAAGATCAACATCCTTGTCTTCTGCTCAACTTTGCTCATCATAGCAAAAGCACTTTTTGGTCATGTTAG TGAGGCCCGAAGAAGGGGTTGGATGCTTCCTACTATATCTCCCTTATCAAAG CACTGTGTTGTGGAGGAAAGTTCAAGTGAAATGGATTTGCTAGGACTCTTTCCTTACTGGCTTGATATTAATCAAGGGAATGCAATACTGAATGATGTCCACATGCACTCTTTATTTGTTCTGACTGGCCCAAATGGCGGTGGTAAATCTAGTATGCTTCGATCAGTTTGTGCAGCTTCATTGCTTGGAATATGTGGCCTTATGGTGCCTGCTGCTTCAGCTGTAATCCCACATTTTGATTCCATTATGTTGCATATGAAAGCCTATGATAGCCCAGCCGATGGGAAAAGTTCATTTCAG ATTGAAATGTCTGAGATACGCTCATTAGTCTGTCGAGCTACTGCTAGGAGTCTTGTTCTGATTGATGAAATATGTAGGGGCACAGAAACCGCAAAAGGAGCCTGTATAGCTGGTAGCATCATTGAAAGATTCGATAATGTCGGCTGCCTAGGCATCATATCAACTCACCTACATGGAATTTTTGACCTGCCTCTCTCACTCAGCAATACTGATTTCAAAGCTATGGGAACTGAAGTGATCGATGGGTGCATTCATCCAACATGGAGATTAAAGGATGGTATCTGTAGAGAAAGCCTTGCTTTCCAAACAGCCAGGAGGGAAGGCATGGCTGACTTGATAATTAGAAGGGCCGAGGAGCTATATATGGCTATGAGCACAAACAACAAGCAAACAGCATCGGTAGTCCACAACGAGCCTGCTAATGCCAGCTCCAGTGCAAATGGCTTGGTTGAGAAGCCTGATTCTCTGAGAAACGGACTAGAACTTCCAGCTGGTGCCTTTGGACTACTGCAGAAGGAAGTCAAGAGCATTGTTACCATGATATGCAAGAAGAAACTGTTGGATCTCTATAACAAAAGAAGCATCTCACAACTGGTCGAGGTTGTCTGTGTTGCTGTTGGCACTAGAGAACAACCACCACCTTCAACCGTTGGCAGGTCTAGCATCTATGTGATTATCAGAAGTGACAACAAGCTGTATGTTGGACAG ACGGATGATCTTGTGGGCCGTCTTCATACTCACAGATCGAAGGAAGGTATGCAGAATGCCACGATATTATATGTCGTGGTTCCTGGCAAGAGCATTGCCTGCCAGCTGGAGACTCTTCTCATAAATCAGCTTCCTTTGAAAGGTTTCAAGCTCGTCAATAAGGCTGATGGAAAGCATAGGAACTTTGGTATATCCCTAATCTCAGGAGAGGCAATTGCTGCTCACTGA
- the LOC133924547 gene encoding DNA mismatch repair protein MSH1, mitochondrial-like isoform X1 — MQRLLASSLVAAMPRWLPLADSFLRPRRLRRSPLPMLLYNRRSWSKPRKVSRGISMASRKANKQGEYCDKYMLSHIHWWKENMDRCRKPSSVQLTQRLVYSNILGLDPTLRNGSLKDGTLNMEMLQFKLKFPREVLLCRVGDFYEAVGFDACILVEHAGLNPYGGLRSDSIPKAGCPVMNLRQTLDDLTRCGYSVCIVEEIQGPTQARARKGRFISGHAHPGSPYVFGLAEVDHDVEFPDPMPVVGISHSAKGYCLISVLETMKTYSAEEGLTEEAVVTKLRICRYHHLYLHSSLRNNSSGTSRWGEFGEGGLLWGECSGKSFEWFDGSPIEELLCKVREIYGLDEKTNFRNVTVSLEGRPQPLYLGTATQIGVIPTEGIPSLLKIVLPSNCGGLPSMYIRDLLLNPPSFDVASAVQEACRLMGSITCSIPEFTCIPPAKLVKLLESKEANHIEFCRIKNVLNEIMLMSRNAELSAILNKLLVPASVVTGLKVEADILVNECSFISQRISEVISLGVESDQAITSFEYIPKEFFNDMESSWKGRVKRIHAEEEFGNVDIAAEALSTAVIEDFMPIISRVKSVISSNGVPKGEICYAKEHEAVWFKGKRFIPNVWANTSGEQQIKQLKPAIDSKGRKVGEEWFTTIKVENALTRYHEACDNAKNKVLELLRGLSSELQDKINILVFCSTLLIIAKALFGHVSEARRRGWMLPTISPLSKHCVVEESSSEMDLLGLFPYWLDINQGNAILNDVHMHSLFVLTGPNGGGKSSMLRSVCAASLLGICGLMVPAASAVIPHFDSIMLHMKAYDSPADGKSSFQIEMSEIRSLVCRATARSLVLIDEICRGTETAKGACIAGSIIERFDNVGCLGIISTHLHGIFDLPLSLSNTDFKAMGTEVIDGCIHPTWRLKDGICRESLAFQTARREGMADLIIRRAEELYMAMSTNNKQTASVVHNEPANASSSANGLVEKPDSLRNGLELPAGAFGLLQKEVKSIVTMICKKKLLDLYNKRSISQLVEVVCVAVGTREQPPPSTVGRSSIYVIIRSDNKLYVGQTDDLVGRLHTHRSKEGMQNATILYVVVPGKSIACQLETLLINQLPLKGFKLVNKADGKHRNFGISLISGEAIAAH, encoded by the exons ATGCAGCGGCTGCTCGCGAGCTCGCTCGTGGCCGCCATGCCGCGGTGGCTGCCCCTTGCCGACTCCTTCCTCCGGCCTCGCCGCCTGCGCCGCTCCCCTCTCCCCATGCT GTTATACAACAGGAGGTCTTGGTCTAAACCAAGGAAGGTCTCACGAGGCATTTCAATGGCGTCAAGGAAAGCAAACAAACAGGGGGAATACTGCGACAAATACATGCTGTCACATATCCACTGGTGGAAAGAG AATATGGATAGGTGCAGAAAACCATCATCCGTGCAATTGACTCAGAGGCTTGTGTATTCGAATATATTAGGGTTGGATCCGACTTTGAGAAATGGAAG CCTGAAGGATGGAACCCTGAACATGGAAATGTTGCAATTCAAATTGAAATTTCCTCGTGAGGTTCTACTTTGCCGA GTAGGAGATTTCTATGAAGCTGTTGGTTTTGATGCATGCATTCTTGTAGAGCATGCAGGCTTAAATCCTTATGGAGGCTTGCGTTCTGACAGTATTCCAAAAGCTGGGTGTCCAGTCATG AATCTGCGGCAAactttggatgacttgactCGATGTGGTTATTCTGTG TGCATAGTTGAGGAAATCCAAGGCCCAACTCAAGCTCGTGCGCGGAAAGGTCGATTTATTTCTGG gCATGCACATCCTGGTAGTCCATATGTATTTGGTCTTGCTGAAGTAGACCATGATGTAGAATTCCCTGATCCAATGCCTGTAGTTG GGATTTCACACTCTGCAAAAGGCTATTGCTTGATATCTGTGCTCGAGACAATGAAAACTTATTCAGCTGAGGAGGGCCTAACAGAGGAGGCCGTGGTTACTAAGCTTCGCATATGTCGTTATCATCATCTATACCTTCACAGTTCTTTGAGGAATAATTCTTCAG GGACATCACGCTGGGGGGAATTCGGTGAAGGCGGGCTCTTGTGGGGAGAGTGCAGTGGGAAGTCCTTTGAATGGTTTGACGGCTCACCTATCGAGGAGCTTTTATGCAAG GTACGGGAAATATATGGGCTTGATGAGAAAACTAATTTTCGCAATGTCACCGTTTCGTTGGAAGGCAGGCCTCAACCTCTTTATCTTGGAACTGCTACTCAAATTG GAGTCATTCCAACTGAGGGAATACCGAGTTTGCTAAAAATAGTGCTCCCTTCAAATTGTGGCGGGCTTCCATCAAT GTATATTAGAGATCTTCTTCTTAATCCTCCATCATTCGATGTTGCGTCAGCGGTTCAAG AGGCTTGCAGACTTATGGGCAGCATAACTTGCTCCATTCCTGAATTTACTTGTATACCACCAGCGAAG CTTGTAAAGCTACTTGAGTCAAAAGAGGCCAATCACATTGAATTTTGTAGAATAAAAAATGTCCTCAACGAGATTATGCTCATGAGTAGAAATGCTGAACTTTCTGCTATCCTGAACAAATTGCTGGTACCTGCTTCTGTGGTTACTGGTTTGAAAGTTGAAGCTGATATACTT GTGAATGAATGTAGCTTTATTTCACAACGTATATCTGAAGTGATTTCTTTAGGTGTTGAAAGTGATCAGGCAATAACTTCATTCGAATATATTCCCAAGGAGTTCTTTAATGATATGGAGTCATCTTGGAAGGGGCGTGTGAAAAGGATCCATGCTGAAGAAGAGTTTGGGAATGTTGACATAGCTGCTGAGGCATTATCAACAGCG GTCATTGAAGATTTTATGCCAATTATTTCAAGAGTAAAATCTGTAATATCCTCGAATGGAGTTCCTAAAGGCGAAATTTGTTATGCAAAAGAGCATGAAGCTGTTTGGTTTAAAGGGAAACGGTTCATACCAAATGTATGGGCTAACACATCTGGTGAGCAACAAATAAAACAACTGAAGCCTGCAATTGATTCAAAAGGCAGAAAGGTTGGGGAGGAATGGTTTACAACAATCAAAGTTGAGAATGCTTTAACCAG GTACCATGAAGCTTGTGATAATGCAAAAAATAAAGTTCTTGAGCTGTTGAGAGGGCTTTCAAGTGAATTGCAGGACAAGATCAACATCCTTGTCTTCTGCTCAACTTTGCTCATCATAGCAAAAGCACTTTTTGGTCATGTTAG TGAGGCCCGAAGAAGGGGTTGGATGCTTCCTACTATATCTCCCTTATCAAAG CACTGTGTTGTGGAGGAAAGTTCAAGTGAAATGGATTTGCTAGGACTCTTTCCTTACTGGCTTGATATTAATCAAGGGAATGCAATACTGAATGATGTCCACATGCACTCTTTATTTGTTCTGACTGGCCCAAATGGCGGTGGTAAATCTAGTATGCTTCGATCAGTTTGTGCAGCTTCATTGCTTGGAATATGTGGCCTTATGGTGCCTGCTGCTTCAGCTGTAATCCCACATTTTGATTCCATTATGTTGCATATGAAAGCCTATGATAGCCCAGCCGATGGGAAAAGTTCATTTCAG ATTGAAATGTCTGAGATACGCTCATTAGTCTGTCGAGCTACTGCTAGGAGTCTTGTTCTGATTGATGAAATATGTAGGGGCACAGAAACCGCAAAAGGAGCCTGTATAGCTGGTAGCATCATTGAAAGATTCGATAATGTCGGCTGCCTAGGCATCATATCAACTCACCTACATGGAATTTTTGACCTGCCTCTCTCACTCAGCAATACTGATTTCAAAGCTATGGGAACTGAAGTGATCGATGGGTGCATTCATCCAACATGGAGATTAAAGGATGGTATCTGTAGAGAAAGCCTTGCTTTCCAAACAGCCAGGAGGGAAGGCATGGCTGACTTGATAATTAGAAGGGCCGAGGAGCTATATATGGCTATGAGCACAAACAACAAGCAAACAGCATCGGTAGTCCACAACGAGCCTGCTAATGCCAGCTCCAGTGCAAATGGCTTGGTTGAGAAGCCTGATTCTCTGAGAAACGGACTAGAACTTCCAGCTGGTGCCTTTGGACTACTGCAGAAGGAAGTCAAGAGCATTGTTACCATGATATGCAAGAAGAAACTGTTGGATCTCTATAACAAAAGAAGCATCTCACAACTGGTCGAGGTTGTCTGTGTTGCTGTTGGCACTAGAGAACAACCACCACCTTCAACCGTTGGCAGGTCTAGCATCTATGTGATTATCAGAAGTGACAACAAGCTGTATGTTGGACAG ACGGATGATCTTGTGGGCCGTCTTCATACTCACAGATCGAAGGAAGGTATGCAGAATGCCACGATATTATATGTCGTGGTTCCTGGCAAGAGCATTGCCTGCCAGCTGGAGACTCTTCTCATAAATCAGCTTCCTTTGAAAGGTTTCAAGCTCGTCAATAAGGCTGATGGAAAGCATAGGAACTTTGGTATATCCCTAATCTCAGGAGAGGCAATTGCTGCTCACTGA